The sequence AGGCCTCGCCGGTGCCGTTGCGGAACTCGTAGGTGAGTTCGCCGATCGAAAACGTGTAGAAGTTCCCGCCCACCGCCGAGCCCGAAAGGGTCAGGACCCGCCCCTTCCCCTCCCCGATCCGAACCATCTCGACCGTATCCGCGAACGCCGCGCCCGAGGCCGCGACAGTGAGAGCGACGCCGGCAACGACACAGCGAGTGCTGTACATATCTCTTCCCTTCTTTTTTCTGGCGAGCCGGGGCAGCCGGAACGCCGTCGGTGAACAGTGGTCGGCGACAAGGGTCCATCGGACCGTTGGGCCTTCCAATCTGGTGAGAGGTCACTCCATGGTCGCCCGCTCGGCCAGCGGTCGACATCACTAGCCTACCCCATCCACCCGAATAGGCCAATTCCAGACACAGATTCGGCCTATTCAAGGGCCGACACGCCCGATATCGCGCGGCGATGCCGGACAAATTGCGATTTTGGTGTTAGGCCGACGGGGGCACCGGCGGCTGGTTATCGGGCGTAATGACCCGAACGCCGCGCCTTCCATCGAGGGCGCCGTTTGGCGCCTTGGCCCGCGCCAGGACCCCGCGGACCCCCAAGCCGATCAGGGCCACCCCGAAAACCAGGGCCCCGATAAGTATGAGCGGCACCAGCAGGGCGAGTCCGATCGCTAGAACGAGGACCGAGATCGCGACCGCGCTCACCTTGGCGGCGGCGGCCTCTAGCCCGGAGCGGGGCGGCTGGTCGGTGGTCCCGATCTGGTAGATCCGGACGGTCATACCTCATGGTACGGGCCGGGGCGGTGCTGGTGCGTGGGGAACCTGGCGGAAGGGATGGACCGGCGTGCAAGGCCGGTATCATGGTGAGCGTGCGGGCCGACTCGGGTTTGGCCTCTCCATCGACACCATATTCCTTGGCCCCGATGCCCACCGATCCCCAATCCATTGTGGAAGCCAAGCCCCTCGGAGGCTCCGTGCCGCCCGAGAAGCAGTTCGTGCACCTGCACCTGCACACCGAGTACTCGCTGCTGGACGGCGGCAACCGGATCGACAAACTTGTCGCCCGGGTGAAGCACCTGGGGATGACCTCGGTCGGGATCACGGACCACGGGAACATGCACGGGGCGGTGGCATTCGCCGCGGCGTGCAAGGAGGCGGGGATCAAGCCGATTCTGGGGGTGGAGGCGTATGTGGCGCCGGGGGATCGGACGGACCGGACGTACACGGGCGTCTCCGACGGCGGGTACCACCTGGTGCTGCTGGCGGAGAACATGGCGGGGTGGCGGAACCTGCTGTACCTGTGCTCCGAGGCGTACCTGACGGGGTTCTACTTCAAGCCGCGGATCGACCGGGCACTGCTCGCGGCGCACGCCGAGGGGCTGATCGCGATCAACGGGCACCTGGGCTCGGAGATCGGCGAGCACCTGCTGGCGTTTGAGCAGAGCAAGGACCCGTCGCACTGGTCGAAGGCGGTTGAGAGCGCCACTTGGCACGCGGCGGCGTTCGGGGCTGGGCGGTTCTACGTCGAGCTGCAGCACCACATCCTCGAGCAGAACTCGATCAACCCGCACCTGATCCGGCTCGCGAAGGAGCTGGACCTGCCGCTGGTGTGCGACAACGACTCGCACTTTCTCCGCGCCGAGGACCATGATGCGCACGACACGCTCATCTGCATCTCGATGGGCAAGTCGAAGAACGACGCGAACCGGCTGAAGTACCCCGAGGAGTTGTACGTCAAGAGCCCGGGGGAGATGCGCGACCTGTTCGAGCGCGAGTACGGGGAGATCGGGCGGGAGGCGTGCGATAACACGGTGCGGATCGCGGAGCGCTGCCGCGTCGACCTGCCGCTGGGCGCGAACCACGCGCCGATGGTGCGGGTGAGGATCCCTGCGGCGAAGAGCCTCCCCAAGCACGACGAGCCCCGTTTCGGCGGCGATCTCTCGGCGTGGCACGCCGCGTACTGCTCGGCGTTCGAGGTCAGCCCGTTCCAGGGGGACGAGGAGGACCGCAAGGCGGCAAAGGCCGAGTGCGACAAGGCGCTGCGGCTGCTGGCCGAAGCGGGGATGATCTGGCGCTACGGGCCGACGGCGGGGGCGGAGCAGGCGGACATCCGGGCGAGGCTGGAGCGCGAACTCAAGATCCTCTCCGACAAGAACATCGCCGCGTACTTCCTGATCGTGTGGGACTTCGTGAACTGGGGGCGGCTCAACGCGGTGCCGGCGCTGGCCCGCGGCTCGGGCGTGGGCACGATGGTGGGGTACGTCCTGGGGCTCTCGAACGCGTGCCCGGTGCGCTACGGCCTGCTCTTCGAGCGGTTCACGGACCCGGACCGGTCGGAATACCCGGATATCGATATCGACCTGTGCCAGGACGGCCGGCAGCGGGTGATCGACCACGTGCGCCGCAAGTACGGGCACGTGGCGCAGATCATCACGTTCGGAACGCTCAAGGCCCGCGCGGCGATCCGCGACGTGGCCCGCGTGCTGGAGGTGCCGCTGTCCGAGGCCGACCGCCTCGCGAAACTCATCCCCGAGCAGCTGGGGATGACGCTCGACGAGGCGCTGGAGCAGGAGCCGGAACTCAAGAAGCTCTACGGCTCCGACGGCGTGGTGCGGCGTGTGATCGACACGGCGCGCACGCTCGAGGGGCAGGCGCGGCACGCCAGCGTGCACGCCGCGGGCGTCATCGTCGCGACTCGCCCGCTGCACGAGGTCGTGCCGCTGTACAAGCAATCGGGCGCGGGCGAGCACGAGATCGTCACGCAGTGGGACGGACCCACGTGCGAGAAGATGGGCCTGCTGAAGATGGACTTCCTGGGCCTGCGGACGATCTCCGTCGTCGAGCGGTGCAAGGCGCTGATCCGCGAGGGGCTGAGCGACGCGGCGGTCTGGCGCGCGGTGGGCCGGGATGCCGGCGACGGCGGGCCGCACCCGCTGGACCTGGAGCGGCTCACCTTCGACGACCAGCGCGTCTTCGAGACCTTCCGGCGGGGCGACACGACGGGCGTGTTCCAGTTCGAGTCCGGCGGCATGCGACGGCTGCTGGTCGAGATGAAGCCCGACCGGCTCGAGGACCTCATCGCTGCGAACGCGCTGTTCCGCCCGGGTCCAATGGACCTGATCCCGGACTACAACCGCCGCAAGCACGGGCAGGACGTCGTGCCGCGGGTGCACCCGATCGTCGACAAGTTCACGGCCGAGACGTACGGCGTGATGGTGTACCAGGAGCAGGTGATGCAGATCGTCCACGAGCTGGGCGGCATCGACCTGCGCGCGGCGTACTCGCTGATCAAGGCGATCAGCAAGAAGAAAGAGAAGATCATCGAGGGGGAGCGGGTGCGCTTCCTCGCCGGCGCGGTGAAGAACGGGCTCGCCAAGCAGCAGGCGGACGAACTGTTCGAGATGATCTTGAAGTTCGCGGGCTACGGCTTCAACAAGAGCCACTCGACGGGGTACGCGATCGTGGCGTACCAGAC comes from Phycisphaeraceae bacterium and encodes:
- the dnaE gene encoding DNA polymerase III subunit alpha — its product is MPTDPQSIVEAKPLGGSVPPEKQFVHLHLHTEYSLLDGGNRIDKLVARVKHLGMTSVGITDHGNMHGAVAFAAACKEAGIKPILGVEAYVAPGDRTDRTYTGVSDGGYHLVLLAENMAGWRNLLYLCSEAYLTGFYFKPRIDRALLAAHAEGLIAINGHLGSEIGEHLLAFEQSKDPSHWSKAVESATWHAAAFGAGRFYVELQHHILEQNSINPHLIRLAKELDLPLVCDNDSHFLRAEDHDAHDTLICISMGKSKNDANRLKYPEELYVKSPGEMRDLFEREYGEIGREACDNTVRIAERCRVDLPLGANHAPMVRVRIPAAKSLPKHDEPRFGGDLSAWHAAYCSAFEVSPFQGDEEDRKAAKAECDKALRLLAEAGMIWRYGPTAGAEQADIRARLERELKILSDKNIAAYFLIVWDFVNWGRLNAVPALARGSGVGTMVGYVLGLSNACPVRYGLLFERFTDPDRSEYPDIDIDLCQDGRQRVIDHVRRKYGHVAQIITFGTLKARAAIRDVARVLEVPLSEADRLAKLIPEQLGMTLDEALEQEPELKKLYGSDGVVRRVIDTARTLEGQARHASVHAAGVIVATRPLHEVVPLYKQSGAGEHEIVTQWDGPTCEKMGLLKMDFLGLRTISVVERCKALIREGLSDAAVWRAVGRDAGDGGPHPLDLERLTFDDQRVFETFRRGDTTGVFQFESGGMRRLLVEMKPDRLEDLIAANALFRPGPMDLIPDYNRRKHGQDVVPRVHPIVDKFTAETYGVMVYQEQVMQIVHELGGIDLRAAYSLIKAISKKKEKIIEGERVRFLAGAVKNGLAKQQADELFEMILKFAGYGFNKSHSTGYAIVAYQTAYLKTYFPNQYMAAFLTYESQASKVSEWTPYLEDCKRARFVSFDEGVRAKVGVEVRAPDINLSQADFTVVFEDDEEHAAAGGHVRFGLKGIKGVGDKAIETIVRDREGTGSGAGEASGIRRKPFVSLFDFCERVLAQSPTGSGGAVVNKATLEALIRSGAFDSVHGRDARAAMCASIEAAMSAGQKAAADKAAGQGALFGGGLAAAVQSADVAALAKTPAWSESETLAKEKESLGFYVSSHPLQKWSAWSGVFATGTTETLHSLRQDARVVLACLVQSVRTIIVRNGRSAGQKMGILAVEDLHGTAEAVLFADCFSQFEHLLTADNPVYVLGRVDFSRSGAQQGEGKPQLVVERVVPIDGVPLSPGKLRLMLDGVRLNGSGEQALVRVAELVRPGPDAAQPAERAPRGDDDSPLFPVELLIGTESEYVFMQLDRAARTRLTPVLAQELTALLGENCVRVVGGVAVEVPGASREKRPWVKQRAG